Part of the Aquila chrysaetos chrysaetos chromosome 6, bAquChr1.4, whole genome shotgun sequence genome, tttaaaaaaaacgaacaaacaaaaaaaaaaaaaaaaaaaccaaaaccaccaaccaCAAGTATCTCAATACTTGTATTAAATTCTTGAGAGATGGCAACAACTGGTCTGATAATACTGGCATGAGGAAGTTTAGGCCCAGAattcatattttgctttgtaCCTTGACATCTTAAAATTGTTCAGCTTGTAACAGGAGACAGTATGGGGAATTTTACTGTAGCTTAAAGCTTTTTACTGCAACTGAGGCAGTGCTAAACTTAGGAAGGGAGCTGGGACAGAGAATTATTTGGGCAAGTGTATGCTGCTAGCCTCCAAAGTCATGTAATATGCGTTTTCCATGCACACTCCCTGGAATGACAGTCGTACAGATTTTAAGGGTGTCAAATACTCATTCTGCCTACACTGAGGACACTTAGGGAGAGAGGATCAGAGGACTGTAAGCAATTACCACAGCCATTTAGAAAAGTCATTGCCCCTCAGCTAAATGCAGATTCAGATGGATTTGTTAAATCACCACTAAAGGTGGTTTTAAGCTAACTCACATGGTTTTGAATAGTAGGGAGCTAGCAGCATGCAGCAGCTCGCCTGGGGGGCACTGACACACTGACCTGGCTGCTCTCAGTCATCTGACCATTCCTAAATATCGGTGCTAAGCCAAGGTTAGGTCAGATACAATCCAACCCACAGGAGGAATGCTGGGAGGCATCAGTATTTCCTATATTGTTATTAGTCCTTCTGAGATAAAAGCTTAAGTCTTAGACTGTTGTCTTTAAGAGTGGTCTGAAATGAATTACTGTATAGCTGATAAAAATGGGAGGATTTATACTCTGATTTAATTTACTGCTGTGAAAACTGTTGGGGTTGAAGAGGGTGGAAATGGGAGCAGGACTCTACTGACAAGACAAATACAGCTTTATGAGATTGTAAACATGGCCCCATCATAGTAGGTTTCCCTAGTATTGTCTCAGCAAATGCTGTACGTTCTTGCAGGTTGCGATCAACGGTGAAATAGCCATGCTGACACTTAAACTGGTGTGTCTAGACCTCAGAAACATTACAGCCTCAAAAGGAAGAAGGGCAGTTCACACCTCTTGCTCTTTTCCCCCCCCAGGTTGTCCAAAGACTTGAACAGAACTGTGTTTGCAATACCTCTCAGAGGTTATCTTTGCAGGGGCTAGAGATTTTATCTGAGAGGGCTGGAGACCTTGCTCCTTTCCCTTAAATTCTGGTGTACCCATGCCTGCTCTCAAAGCAGTATAGTTTACTGATTGTAAGTATACCTCGCAACTGAGGCAACTCACTTTTTGGGTGGTATAAGTTGAATCCATTTTTGGAAGCTGTAGATTACGGTCTCTTTTTTAGACCAGAAAGGTTATTTTACTTGTCCAGTCACGTGCAATTGACCAtatgttgttattttcttcaaaggGAAATGTACTGATTGGAAATCCTTGCCTGAGATATACTGTAGCAGATTATTATTCTCTTCTGTGGGCTATACTACTTTGTTGTTAGATAAACCTGTTTCTTCTAAAGGTGTAACAGATCATGTCCGTATTCCATTTTTCTGGGGCTAGGAATTCAGGGTTTCATGTgacatgcaggtttttttccagatctaGCTGTAGGGGAAAAGTGTCCTCTTTCATATTTACTGtatcttatttttctgccttttctgatCTTTCATGGCATCACAGTGtttgaattgaaaaaaagcagtctttgctttgctacttttctttttttcaccatgaccttaattttcttcccattttctccccaATGAAATATTGTTCAACTCTGTCAGGAAGAACTTGTAATGGTTCTCTTGCTTGCAGGAAATTTTCCTGTGCATACTGCAAGTGTGGCACCTGTCCAAAACAACTTAATGGTGTTTATGAGAAGGTCATGTAATCATAAGCTAAAATCTTTGCATGCTACATCTATCAATGCTTTACTGCTCTTTCTGATCAGCAATCTCCAAGGGACCTTGGTTATGGACCACAGTCTCTACTCTGGCTGAAATTTCGGGAGGAAAGGAAGCAGCATACAGCAAATAGAGTTAATTTCTGAGTGAGAGGCTCGGTTATATATCTGATATTGAGGTGCTAGTCTTACCAAACCTGTTGAAATAGTGGAGGCAGCAAGTATAACTTCTGATGCGCAGGAGCCTGAGTACTTCTTTTTGCTTCCCCTTCAGTGAAGCAGACACTAGTGAAATTGAAAGTAACCATCTTCAAACTGATCATGAAGCAGAGTCACGTATTTTCAGTTTGAATGTGGTGCTTACTCTCACAGAGTGTCACTGAGGTTAAGAACTGGCAAGATACAAAAGGAGACATTTATGTGGCTTACGATAAGACCACGGCTGTTAtagtaagaattaaaaatacacaggcaTCTCAGAACAGATAAAGATGAACCAGCTTCAGAATTAGAGTCAACTTCTAGTTAATGGGGGTCCGGAAGAAATTTACCCAGTGGTAAATTCTGTAACTGCTTTCTCCAAGATTTCTTGCAGCTTTCTCCCAAGTGTCCAGCATTGCAGTTGCTTTAGATACTTGATGAGATGGACTACAGGTATCACAGGacagctgtgtgtgtgtgctttgaTCTAGTTTCAAATACctgttttgaggtttttttgaatGTCACATGATAAAATGACCACAGTGGAGAATGTTTCTTCCTCTACTTTACTAATGTAGGGCAAGAATAAATAGAATTTGAGCAtaattttgcatgcaaattCAAAATGATGAATCTGGTTAGTTTGTTTTAAGTACAGATTTGGCTAAAGAGGatttaaaattgaaaaccaTGTTGGACTGGTTTGTTAATGTTTCTTCTGAGCTCTGTGTTTTatgccctctcctccccatgttatcatttattttactttttttatgtCACGTTCCATTTCTAAGGCTCTGACATCTTTGGATCCAGTTCATAATTAAAGGAATGAATAATTCAGGTCACTGGCAATTTACAGTTTTCTCTACTCTGCTGTCTGTGGTGGAATAACTAAATGTGGAAGATAAAAGGAATCAAAATAAGGTTTGCCTCGTTCGTCCAAGTAGTCCATAAAGGATAGGTATTATTTCTTGATCTATATAGCCTGCAAAGGACTGACAGTGTGTTTGGAGACTGAATGAGACTCTCACCAGACCCAGTTCTTTATTCAAACACAGGAACGATACAGGTGGCCAGAGCAGGTGATAGGGACCAATGGacttttccagtttcatttctttcttctcaccGTGCCAAAGACACCACATGCCTCCTGGAGCTGTCCTCCAGTTCCACTTTGGCCCCACCTGGGAAGGAGCTGCTCAATTTCAAGTGAAGCTGGAGCCACCTTCCATTACAGAGTTGTCCATCCGACCAGCGGCAGAACAGCCATCACAGACAGCAAGACTGCCAGCCCATggcagaaacactgaaaagaggATGTTTGACAGCAAGAATCACCCTTAGGTCACGTTAGATTACAAAGGCCATCGTTGTAGCACTGtttgcttcttccttccttccctatttttctccaaatgtCTAATGTGTAATAAAGGAACAGTTTTCTACACTATGCTTTCTTTTGGTAAGCTATAAGGGTAACACAGCCATCCGTAGGGAAACGTAGTGAGGTACATAAACATCAGAAGCATGTGAACAGTACTGCTGAAGAGAGTAGGAATATTCACATGCTTCACTTTAGACTTGCATTTAATTACCTTGCTAATCAGGGCTAAGTTCCCAAGCAAAAGTGATGCATCATCTCTAAGGATAACATGATTGTACCATGGgtaatgtaaaattatttctctctttatgCATCACTTTAAGATAAGCCACACTAAGTGGAATGAATTATTATagtcaaaaataaaatgctgagtGATAGCTATGTTGAAATGTACTAATGCTATTTGGAAGAGATTTGGGCTTAcagttctcttcctttcttatgGTGGTTTACACACGTTTTGTTCCCAGCAATTTTGGTAAAAGGTGACAGAAGATTCTTGAGTTCTTTAATTCTTGGATAGCCAAACCAGTTGTACGTAGTGACTCCTTGAATTTATTAGGTTACATTATTGAACAAAAGTCTGGGTTTATGTACTGAGGCAGTGAAAAGTAACCAAGACAATGAAAACCAACCAAAATTATTTATCAGACTTTGCAGCTTAAAAAGTTAACTGTCTACAACTAGCTaatacttgtgtgtgtgtgaacacGTATGAGCACCTATATCTTGTATCTTACACATATAGTTATACATATAaccttttctatttaaaaagaagagttaTTATATGAACTTTCCTTGTACTGATACTCTAAAGCCATCACTGgaaaagcagtgctgctgagcTGAGCCCTGATGTAAGTAGTGGTAAATTTGTTAACCTCAAAGGAGAGCTGTGATATGTAACATGCCCTGTGACTAGCATAATTTACCAGCATGTGGTTCTGGTTTCACATATCTGTAATGCCATTGATTTAAAAAGGTTACAAGGATGTGAATTTGGATTCACATAGTGATGAATCAGCCAGCTTCATCAtcattatgtatttatttatcctGTGTCAATGAAGTTGCTTTTGCCTTTTACCAAATGAAACTAAGCTATACATGCAGTttctctattttgttttcttgcctaAATAgacactgggggggggtgtgtgtatttcttttctcagcccAGAACATTgggataggatttttttttgaggggagaaCTACAAAGATACTATAGCCTGAACGTGAGATGCCAGGTCAGCACCCAGTGCACCTGTTACTTGCTCTGTTCTGTGGCTACACGTGgtcattttataatttttctgctgGTTGAAGGATTTACATACTGTGGCTCTAAAGATGCCACCATACCAGCCCCCTGTACCTGTTGCTTAGGTTTCTCGCTATGCAGTCCTGTTGTAAGGTATGTATGAGGCACCTCAGGGTGCAGGGGACATATCTCCTCTAATTTTGGGAGAGTATGTCTAATGGTATAAACCAGTGGAGCTTCATTGACCTGAGTGGTTCAATCCCATTTTCTACCCGTTAACATGTATTTCCCTAACTTGAAGTTCGGGCACAGTCAGGCCCAGTGGAAGGTTTGGAATCGATCTGGAGGTTGCTGCAGCCACATGCTTCACctggactaaaaaaaaaaagcacttggTGAGGTTGCTGTTTTACCCATCTCAGGACAGAAACTTTGTAGGAGGTCAGTAAACAAGTAGAAGGAGGCTGACTTTGGACTCTGGAATGAATTTCACCCCAAGTCAGGGGTTTTCTGTCCCTCCCTACCCCTTTTACAGTGAAACCTTGGAGTGATTatgttgatttttctcattctgattTGCTCTTGTCCCTTAGGTGAAAAGCTTATGAGATTTGGCTATCCAGATATTCCCTTTGATATGAACCTAACCTATGAGAAGGAGGCTGAGCTGATGCAGTCTCACATGATGGACCAAGCCATCAACAATGCAATCACCTACCTTGGAGCTGAGGCACTTCACCCCCTGATGCAGCACACACCAAGCACAATTGCAGAGGTGGCCCCAGTCATCAGCTCAGCTTACGCTCAGGTCTATCATCCTAACAGGATAGAAAGGCCTATTAGCAGGGAAACAGCTGACAGTCACGAGAACAACATGGATGGCCCGATCTCCCTCATCAGACCAAAGAGTCGAACCCAGGATAGAGAGGGCTCCCCAAGCAATAGCTGCCTGGATTCTACTGACTCAGAGAGCAGCCATGAAGACCGCCAGTCCTACCAAGGAAACTCTGCCTTAAATCCCAAGAGAAAGCCAAGCCCGGCTTATATGAAGGAGGACGCCAAGGCTTTGGATGTCACAAAAGCTTCTAAGGGCTCTTTAAAGGATATCTACAAGGTCATCAACGGAGAAGGGGAGCAGATTAGGGCTTTCAAGTGCGAGCACTGTCGTGTCCTTTTCCTGGACCATGTCATGTACACCATCCACATGGGCTGCCATGGCTACCGGGACCCGCTAGAGTGCAACATCTGTGGCTACCGAAGCCAGGACCGCTATGAGTTCTCATCACACATAGTCCGAGGGGAGCACACATTCCACTAGGCCTTCTCATCCAAAGGGGACTTGTATGAAGTAGAAGAACTGCACATGAAGAAATACTGCACTTACAATCCCACTTTTCCTCAGACATTGAGACGcctattttgttgttgttgctgttgttgttgttgctgttgtttaattattattattaacctTATTTTTTGTGAACCCAACCTCATTTGCTCTGCCCAGCTTAAGAATGGAaacaaggaagggaagggataAAAGAGGGGTTTGTTGTTGCCATCACTTTTTGGTGAGTGACCCGCCTCACTTTCTGTGGGAATTGAAAGGCAGTCCGTTTCTGTCTCAATCAGCTGTACATCGTGTCCTGTTTTGGGATATCGCTTGACCTTGCTAGGTGCTTTAAAGTCCCAATGAGATGCCACTCATTTACAATTTCAGATGAATAGGTAGAAACATTTCAGAGGAGAGCCTTTTTCAAACGTGTAGATATGGTGCGGGGTTTCGGTAACTGGAGGAGAGGGTGGGGGAACTTAATTCTGCAGaatgaacaattatttttaaagcaaaactgttaGGGATTTAGGAGCACGAGTCAAAGTCGATATtcctttcaaaattactttctagGGTGAGCTGTTTTCCTGGGTTCAGTGTGTATTGCTCCTctagaatgtaaaaaaaaaaaaaaaaaaaaaaaaaaaaaataaaaaaagaaatgtatgtcTTAACACTGTACCACATTACAGCAGTTTAGTTTCATAAGTCTGAGGGCCTTCTGTGGTAAGTCTGaggctttgtatttttattttccttaacttATGAAGCACCTTTTTTAGAATTGTTGATTTGCTGTTACTCCATGCCTATGTGTTGATTCACTGGCTTCTTAGAGACCCTTGGGAGCCTTACTTATTTAGTTGCACCCTATGTTTTAAGAAATAGCATttagaaataacatttaaacTTGCTTCTAGGACAGTAAGTGGCCTAGGAGTGGGTAAAAGAGTCTGCAGTTTATTCAAGAGGTTCTGCCgctcttctgaaataattttattttaaaattacgAAAGTACTAGTAGCAAAGtgttctttaaatataattatatatctatatataccTATATAAATACTTTCTTATCACAGTGTTAACCTCTTGGCAACAGCCTAAACTAAGACTTGCAGCTGGGAAAACGCTAGCAGCCAGATCCCTGGCCAGCATTAATCCTCTTGGCTCCATTGAATTTAATGGAACTACCCCAACTACTTCAGCTACATCAGGATCCGAGCCCTGACCGTTTTTTCTCTTGTTGACATCTTATTTGCTAATTTGCTGAACTAGtgacttccttttgtttttaagtcatCAGTTCTGCTTTAATTTAGGGGTGGAAGTGCTTGCAGATTTTGCTGGATGGCCTTTGCTCTTGGAGAGCACAGAAGCCCTGCAAACGAACAGATTGCATATGACCTTCCCTTACTTCTTCAGAAAGTGATACATGGAGATGCAGGTGCTGTGCTTTGATTTGGATttgcagatttcatttttattcctaatttattcatttcactgtagggaaaacaaatggagaaaCCAACTCCAGAGCAAGTCCTTGAACTACAGCCtggacaagagaaaaaaaccaccaatctcttttgtttcctttctttctctcccaatAAATAACAAAGCCAGCAACCACCCAGCAAGTTGCAGGTTGCATCAGTAAAAATTGGGCTTAAACCTACGTGACAGATTGCCATTGAAACCCAACTGTTTGTA contains:
- the IKZF2 gene encoding zinc finger protein Helios isoform X5, whose product is MEAEAADGYITSGDNELSPEREHSGMAIDLTSSTPNGQHTSPSHMASSERPFHCNQCGASFTQKGNLLRHIKLHSGEKPFKCPFCSYACRRRDALTGHLRTHSVGKPHKCNYCGRSYKQRSSLEEHKERCHNYLQNVSMEAAGQVMSHHVPPMEDCKEQEPVMDNNISLVPFERPAVIEKLTSNMGKRKSSTPQKFVGEKLMRFGYPDIPFDMNLTYEKEAELMQSHMMDQAINNAITYLGAEALHPLMQHTPSTIAEVAPVISSAYAQVYHPNRIERPISRETADSHENNMDGPISLIRPKSRTQDREGSPSNSCLDSTDSESSHEDRQSYQGNSALNPKRKPSPAYMKEDAKALDVTKASKGSLKDIYKVINGEGEQIRAFKCEHCRVLFLDHVMYTIHMGCHGYRDPLECNICGYRSQDRYEFSSHIVRGEHTFH
- the IKZF2 gene encoding zinc finger protein Helios isoform X4 gives rise to the protein MEAEAADGYITSGDNELSPEREHSGMAIDLTSSTPNGQHTSPSHMASTNSVKLEMQSDEECDRKPLSQEDEIRAHDEGSSLEEPLTESNEMADNRKIQELSSEGGIRLPNGKLKCDVCGMVCIGPNVLMVHKRSHTGERPFHCNQCGASFTQKGNLLRHIKLHSGEKPFKCPFCSYACRRRDALTGHLRTHSVGKPHKCNYCGRSYKQRSSLEEHKERCHNYLQNVSMEAAGQVMSHHGEKLMRFGYPDIPFDMNLTYEKEAELMQSHMMDQAINNAITYLGAEALHPLMQHTPSTIAEVAPVISSAYAQVYHPNRIERPISRETADSHENNMDGPISLIRPKSRTQDREGSPSNSCLDSTDSESSHEDRQSYQGNSALNPKRKPSPAYMKEDAKALDVTKASKGSLKDIYKVINGEGEQIRAFKCEHCRVLFLDHVMYTIHMGCHGYRDPLECNICGYRSQDRYEFSSHIVRGEHTFH